From Aquisalimonas asiatica, the proteins below share one genomic window:
- the fliR gene encoding flagellar biosynthetic protein FliR, whose protein sequence is MTFTTAEAMAWIGAFFWPFMRIGAMVMLAPVFSDQQVSARIRLLFAVALTVGVMPVSGLGPEVEPLSADWFLICLQQVLIGMCMGLLIALALQTASIAGESVALSMGLGFANMVDPVTGQSTPVVSQFLIVLVTLLFLIMGVHLMLIELMAESFRAMPVGTEGLVQEDFRTVAEWGVHMYAGAVLIALPAVVLLLLVYLSLGVMTRAAPQMNIFSVGFPVTMLVGFIAIMTIVIPSLPGRMSDIWSHAFQTIGTIIGTN, encoded by the coding sequence GTGACCTTCACCACCGCGGAGGCCATGGCCTGGATCGGGGCCTTCTTCTGGCCGTTCATGCGCATCGGCGCCATGGTCATGCTGGCGCCGGTCTTCAGTGATCAGCAGGTGTCCGCGCGCATCCGGCTGCTGTTTGCCGTGGCGCTCACGGTCGGTGTCATGCCGGTGTCCGGCCTCGGCCCCGAGGTGGAGCCGCTGTCGGCGGACTGGTTTCTGATCTGCCTCCAGCAGGTGCTGATCGGCATGTGCATGGGCTTGCTCATCGCGCTGGCGCTACAGACCGCCAGTATTGCCGGCGAGAGTGTGGCGCTGTCCATGGGGCTGGGGTTCGCCAACATGGTCGATCCGGTGACCGGTCAGTCGACGCCGGTGGTCTCCCAGTTCCTGATCGTGCTGGTGACGCTGCTGTTCCTGATCATGGGCGTCCACCTGATGCTGATCGAGTTGATGGCCGAGAGCTTCCGGGCCATGCCCGTCGGCACCGAGGGGCTGGTGCAGGAGGACTTCCGCACGGTGGCGGAGTGGGGCGTGCACATGTACGCCGGCGCCGTACTGATCGCGTTGCCGGCGGTGGTCCTGCTGTTGCTGGTCTACCTCTCCCTTGGCGTGATGACGCGTGCGGCGCCGCAGATGAACATCTTCTCGGTGGGCTTCCCGGTGACCATGCTGGTGGGGTTCATCGCCATCATGACCATTGTCATCCCCTCGCTGCCGGGGCGCATGTCCGACATCTGGAGTCACGCCTTCCAGACCATCGGCACCATCATCGGAACCAATTGA
- the fliQ gene encoding flagellar biosynthesis protein FliQ: MSPDFAINLGMQALWVAVQLAGPILLVALITGLIIGMFQAATQINEQTLSFVPKLGTLVITLFIASPWMLSVLLDFTRNLFMNVPSWVG, translated from the coding sequence ATGAGTCCCGATTTCGCGATCAACCTGGGAATGCAAGCGCTGTGGGTGGCCGTGCAGCTTGCCGGGCCGATCCTGCTGGTGGCACTGATCACCGGCCTGATCATCGGCATGTTCCAGGCGGCGACCCAGATCAACGAACAGACGCTGAGCTTCGTGCCCAAGCTGGGCACGCTGGTGATCACGCTGTTCATCGCCTCGCCGTGGATGCTCAGCGTGCTGCTGGACTTCACACGGAACCTGTTCATGAACGTTCCGTCCTGGGTTGGCTGA
- the fliP gene encoding flagellar type III secretion system pore protein FliP (The bacterial flagellar biogenesis protein FliP forms a type III secretion system (T3SS)-type pore required for flagellar assembly.), whose translation MIRRLLPALFPLLLLLFPALTHAQIGGIEALTVEDGEDGQTYSVTLQVLLLMTLLTMLPAAILMMTAFTRIIIVLGILRQAIGTSQTPSNQVLVGLAFFLTLFVMTPVLEETYNNAVEPYLAEEITPEEALEAAQEPFRDFMASQTRDEDLAMFLRISNTGEVESIEEVPFTVLVPAFMTSELKTAFQIGFILYLPFLVVDLVVSSTLMSMGMLMLSPMIISLPFKIMLFVLVDGWSLIMGTLAASFF comes from the coding sequence ATGATTCGTCGATTACTACCTGCACTGTTTCCACTGCTGCTCCTCCTCTTCCCGGCGCTGACCCATGCCCAGATCGGCGGCATTGAGGCGCTGACCGTCGAGGATGGCGAGGATGGTCAGACCTACAGCGTGACCCTGCAGGTTCTCCTGCTGATGACGCTGCTGACCATGCTGCCGGCGGCGATTCTCATGATGACCGCGTTCACCCGCATCATCATCGTCCTGGGCATTCTGCGGCAGGCCATCGGCACGTCCCAGACGCCCTCCAACCAGGTGCTCGTGGGGCTCGCCTTTTTCCTGACGCTGTTCGTCATGACCCCGGTGCTGGAAGAGACCTACAACAACGCCGTCGAGCCCTATCTCGCCGAAGAGATCACCCCGGAGGAGGCGCTGGAGGCGGCGCAGGAGCCGTTCCGGGATTTCATGGCCAGTCAGACCCGTGACGAGGATCTGGCCATGTTCCTGCGCATCTCCAACACCGGCGAGGTGGAGTCCATCGAGGAGGTGCCGTTTACCGTCCTGGTGCCGGCGTTCATGACCAGCGAGCTGAAGACGGCCTTCCAGATCGGGTTCATTCTCTATCTGCCCTTCCTGGTGGTGGACCTGGTGGTCTCCAGTACGCTCATGTCCATGGGCATGCTCATGCTCTCGCCCATGATCATCTCCCTGCCCTTCAAGATCATGCTGTTCGTCCTGGTGGACGGGTGGTCGCTGATCATGGGCACACTCGCAGCCAGTTTCTTCTAG
- the fliO gene encoding flagellar biosynthetic protein FliO, with product MCANFLASGLVLAGEAEGSPGVDATALTRVVIGLVVVLLLVVVLGWAMRRFGNYGAASSGQLRVLSGVSVGTRERVVLLQVGEQQLLVGVAPGRVQTLHVLDKPLEGASGDAVRQGAPGQQGSPFAQRLRQVMRPDEKRQQ from the coding sequence GTGTGCGCCAATTTTCTGGCGTCGGGGCTGGTGCTGGCCGGGGAGGCGGAGGGCAGTCCCGGGGTGGATGCCACGGCATTGACGCGTGTCGTGATCGGGCTGGTGGTGGTGCTTCTGCTGGTGGTGGTGCTTGGCTGGGCCATGCGCCGTTTCGGCAACTACGGTGCGGCGTCGTCCGGTCAATTGCGCGTACTGAGCGGGGTATCCGTCGGTACGCGCGAGCGTGTCGTCCTGCTACAGGTCGGCGAACAACAGCTTCTCGTCGGGGTTGCGCCCGGACGGGTACAGACTTTGCATGTGCTGGATAAGCCCCTGGAAGGGGCCTCCGGTGACGCGGTGCGCCAGGGCGCACCGGGTCAGCAAGGTTCCCCGTTCGCGCAACGGCTGCGTCAGGTGATGCGGCCAGACGAGAAGCGTCAGCAATGA
- the fliN gene encoding flagellar motor switch protein FliN yields MSEDDQKTEQEAAMAEEAAAQSAEDQDSQGSAEETADAGGQPGGVKPPGMDTLQDEGVELDDENVNLDVILDIPVNLAMEIGRTKISIRHLLQLNQGSVVELDRLAGEPLDVLVNGTLIAHGEVVVVNDRFGIRLTDVISPQERVKKLK; encoded by the coding sequence ATGAGCGAGGACGACCAGAAGACTGAACAGGAAGCCGCCATGGCCGAGGAGGCGGCTGCCCAGTCTGCAGAGGACCAGGATTCCCAGGGTTCTGCCGAAGAGACGGCCGATGCCGGGGGCCAGCCGGGTGGCGTGAAACCGCCGGGCATGGATACGCTCCAGGATGAGGGTGTCGAGCTGGACGACGAGAACGTCAACCTCGACGTCATCCTGGACATCCCCGTGAACCTGGCCATGGAAATCGGACGCACGAAGATCAGCATCCGTCACCTGCTGCAGCTCAACCAGGGCTCGGTGGTGGAGCTGGACCGTCTGGCGGGGGAGCCGCTGGACGTGCTGGTCAACGGCACCCTGATCGCCCATGGTGAAGTCGTGGTGGTCAACGACCGGTTCGGCATCCGTCTGACCGACGTCATCAGCCCCCAGGAGCGGGTGAAGAAACTGAAATAA
- the fliM gene encoding flagellar motor switch protein FliM encodes MAQEDILSQDEIDALLHGVDDGKVDSENERPPRGETRPFDFQHQERIVRGRMPTLEMINERFARLFRIGLFNMLRRTPEVSVQGVDMMKFGEYVHTLYVPTSLNIVRMHPLRGMALCVVDPKLVFVVVDNFFGGDGRYYTKIEGREFTGTEWRVIRMVLNQAFEDLQEAWAPVLPMEFEYMNSEVNPQFANIVSPSEVVVVCRFNVELDGGSGEFQLAIPYTNIEPIRDQLNAGVQSDRNEVDERWTRSLREEMKGAEVELTSTLANVQISLRDLQRMKPGDVIPCEIPEIVTIEAEGIPVLRGHYGVSNGNVGIKITEQIHAPEPEGPLALRSKQNERGRPED; translated from the coding sequence ATGGCCCAGGAGGACATACTCAGCCAGGACGAAATCGACGCGCTGCTCCACGGCGTCGATGACGGCAAGGTTGACTCGGAGAACGAACGCCCGCCGCGCGGCGAGACGCGCCCGTTCGACTTCCAGCACCAGGAGCGCATCGTCCGCGGGCGCATGCCCACGCTGGAGATGATCAACGAGCGTTTCGCGCGGCTGTTCCGTATCGGTCTGTTCAACATGCTGCGCCGGACGCCGGAAGTCTCCGTACAGGGCGTGGACATGATGAAGTTCGGTGAGTACGTGCACACGCTGTACGTGCCCACCAGCCTCAACATCGTCCGCATGCACCCCCTGCGCGGGATGGCGCTATGCGTGGTGGACCCGAAACTCGTCTTTGTGGTGGTGGACAACTTCTTCGGGGGCGATGGTCGGTACTACACCAAGATCGAGGGCCGGGAGTTCACCGGCACCGAGTGGCGCGTCATCCGGATGGTTCTCAATCAGGCGTTCGAGGATCTGCAGGAGGCGTGGGCGCCGGTGCTGCCCATGGAGTTCGAGTACATGAACTCCGAGGTGAACCCGCAGTTCGCCAACATCGTCAGTCCGTCTGAAGTGGTGGTGGTCTGCCGCTTCAATGTCGAGCTGGACGGCGGCTCGGGCGAATTCCAGCTCGCCATCCCCTACACCAATATCGAGCCGATCCGTGACCAGCTCAATGCCGGTGTGCAGAGCGATCGCAACGAGGTGGACGAGCGCTGGACCCGGTCTCTTCGCGAGGAGATGAAGGGTGCCGAGGTGGAACTCACCAGTACGCTGGCCAACGTGCAGATCAGTCTGCGTGACCTGCAGCGCATGAAACCCGGCGACGTGATTCCCTGCGAGATCCCGGAGATCGTCACCATCGAGGCCGAGGGGATTCCCGTGCTGCGGGGTCATTACGGCGTCTCCAACGGGAACGTCGGCATCAAGATTACCGAACAGATTCACGCCCCCGAGCCCGAGGGGCCGCTGGCGTTGAGGAGCAAGCAGAATGAGCGAGGACGACCAGAAGACTGA
- a CDS encoding flagellar basal body-associated FliL family protein has product MRVTSKAAQRGSGKLVLILLVVLIALLLAVGSAAALYLTGVISPLGNGGNDVEEVAESEAGEQRPPAPSRGQARYLEMEDAITVNISREGGRRAILQVNLQLMARDEEILDSVEEHMPLIRNNLISLFGDQQFEDITSRDGKNALREEALEEVNRVLEDEGEWPHVEAVYFTNFVTQ; this is encoded by the coding sequence ATGCGTGTCACCAGCAAGGCCGCTCAGCGCGGCTCCGGTAAACTTGTACTGATTCTTCTGGTTGTGTTGATCGCGCTGCTGCTCGCAGTGGGATCGGCTGCGGCGCTGTATCTCACCGGGGTCATTTCGCCACTGGGCAATGGTGGCAATGATGTCGAGGAGGTGGCAGAGAGTGAGGCCGGCGAGCAGCGTCCGCCGGCGCCGTCCCGCGGGCAGGCCAGGTATCTTGAGATGGAAGACGCCATTACCGTCAACATCTCGCGGGAAGGCGGTCGGCGTGCCATCCTGCAGGTGAACCTGCAGCTGATGGCCCGGGACGAGGAGATTCTCGACAGCGTCGAGGAGCATATGCCGCTGATCCGCAATAACCTGATCAGCCTCTTCGGTGACCAACAGTTCGAGGACATCACCTCCCGCGACGGCAAGAACGCGCTGCGGGAAGAGGCGCTGGAGGAAGTCAACCGCGTACTGGAAGATGAAGGCGAGTGGCCTCACGTGGAGGCCGTCTATTTCACCAACTTCGTGACGCAGTAG
- a CDS encoding flagellar hook-length control protein FliK: MQGLQLLESAFREMNGQKGEGLAPDSKDGRAFLEALLETEGLRDSGLTVEDLEAWVASQGGKGLPLGGQDLPLAGKPGMQAGAREATGLQGQMAAADGQMAGTEGQGGAFVSTDAMLQSGMPRGEPPADMVMQAGRASALADQPLDLDDATIKQLLDEGFAVQELVDAGVPADRIPTDALVAEGVPRDDLMREAARRDTQQTETVRADAIRARAQAIQQGRGADDALLNDMLSFGGGMPGQMGGNEDTLEIARRDTLTQSSMRAAQLQGQQQSADLVQAQARSGDSEAQPQSDNSRHAQLQFQQVFQTANAAPQQAGMPTYNVAQSMDQAGWGQAVGERLVMMANQNVQQARIQVNPRELGPLDVNIQMRDDKTMITFQAQNAVTREALDAELPRLRMMLSDNGIENAEVTVGEEQPGHPQDGTELAEGFDRGNTGDGDESEEDENGVAVDSDRIRRGLVDHYA, translated from the coding sequence ATGCAGGGGCTGCAACTGCTGGAGTCCGCGTTCAGGGAGATGAACGGGCAGAAAGGCGAAGGACTGGCGCCGGATAGCAAGGATGGTCGCGCCTTCCTGGAGGCGCTGCTTGAGACGGAAGGGTTGCGGGATTCCGGCCTGACCGTCGAGGATCTTGAAGCCTGGGTTGCCAGTCAGGGCGGCAAGGGCTTGCCGCTGGGTGGTCAGGACTTGCCGCTGGCGGGCAAGCCCGGCATGCAGGCGGGTGCCCGGGAAGCCACCGGGCTGCAGGGGCAGATGGCCGCGGCGGATGGGCAGATGGCCGGCACAGAAGGGCAGGGCGGGGCGTTTGTGTCCACCGACGCCATGCTCCAGAGCGGCATGCCCAGAGGCGAGCCGCCAGCCGACATGGTCATGCAGGCCGGGCGTGCCTCCGCGCTGGCGGACCAGCCGCTGGACCTGGATGATGCGACCATCAAGCAGCTGCTGGACGAAGGGTTTGCCGTCCAGGAGCTGGTGGATGCGGGCGTACCGGCGGACCGTATTCCGACTGACGCGCTGGTGGCCGAGGGTGTTCCCCGTGACGACCTCATGCGCGAGGCGGCCCGCCGCGACACCCAGCAGACCGAGACCGTGCGTGCCGACGCGATCCGCGCCCGGGCCCAGGCCATCCAGCAGGGCCGTGGCGCAGATGACGCCCTACTCAACGACATGCTCAGTTTCGGCGGTGGCATGCCGGGGCAGATGGGGGGCAATGAGGACACGCTCGAGATTGCCCGTCGAGACACGCTGACGCAGTCGTCCATGCGCGCCGCGCAGCTCCAGGGTCAGCAGCAGTCGGCTGATCTGGTCCAGGCGCAGGCGCGCAGTGGCGACAGCGAGGCGCAGCCGCAGTCCGATAACTCTCGGCATGCGCAACTGCAGTTCCAGCAGGTTTTCCAGACTGCGAACGCTGCCCCACAGCAGGCCGGCATGCCCACTTACAATGTGGCCCAGTCAATGGATCAGGCCGGGTGGGGGCAGGCCGTCGGTGAACGCCTGGTGATGATGGCGAACCAGAACGTGCAGCAGGCGCGGATCCAGGTGAACCCGCGTGAGCTTGGGCCCCTGGACGTGAACATCCAGATGCGCGACGACAAGACCATGATCACGTTCCAGGCCCAGAACGCCGTGACCCGTGAAGCGCTGGACGCGGAACTGCCCCGCCTGCGCATGATGCTCAGCGACAACGGCATCGAGAATGCGGAAGTCACCGTCGGCGAGGAACAGCCCGGTCATCCGCAGGACGGGACTGAACTGGCCGAAGGTTTCGACCGCGGCAATACAGGTGACGGCGACGAGTCCGAGGAGGATGAGAACGGCGTGGCCGTGGACAGCGACCGAATTCGCCGGGGATTGGTGGATCACTACGCATGA
- the fliJ gene encoding flagellar export protein FliJ — MSRLKRLQTVEGVMDDNAERAARAFGQARAALEQAEQRLVQLQQFRADYHNRLAEGQGDVMDAFRLRDFNAFLVRIDGAIEQQRRQIDEARRQVEQARQNWNAERSRADAMGKVVQQEQRSEQRVAARREQSEADELAQRMFIHRNGMY; from the coding sequence ATGTCGCGGTTGAAACGCTTGCAGACGGTTGAAGGGGTGATGGACGACAACGCCGAACGCGCCGCGCGTGCGTTCGGACAGGCCCGGGCCGCGCTGGAGCAGGCGGAACAGCGGCTGGTGCAGCTCCAGCAGTTCCGTGCCGATTATCACAACCGCCTGGCCGAAGGGCAGGGCGACGTCATGGACGCCTTCCGGTTGCGGGACTTCAACGCCTTCCTCGTACGCATTGACGGCGCCATCGAGCAGCAGCGCCGACAGATCGACGAAGCACGTCGACAGGTGGAACAGGCCCGGCAGAACTGGAACGCCGAGCGCAGCCGCGCCGACGCCATGGGCAAGGTCGTGCAGCAGGAGCAGCGCTCCGAGCAGCGGGTTGCCGCCCGCCGGGAGCAGAGCGAGGCCGACGAGCTGGCCCAGCGCATGTTCATCCATCGTAACGGCATGTATTGA
- the fliI gene encoding flagellar protein export ATPase FliI: protein MSEPSAVRRDEWLERLRSVETRVERPRPVPSGVLRRMVGLTLEAEGCQAPVGARCLVSTPDGTEVEAEVVGFGNDSLYLMPTGDVHGLTPGATVTPQEGVYEATVGNGLLGRILDGAGRPIDGRGGVAATERMPLLGEALNPLSRAPIREPLDTGVRAINGLLTVGRGQRMGLFAGSGVGKSVLLGMMTRYTNADVVVVGLIGERGREVKEFIEDILGEEGLKRSVVVAAPADASPLMRLHGAMQATAIAEYFRDQGQQVLLLMDSLTRYAQAQREIGLSIGEPPTTKGYPPSVFARLPRLVERAGNGEVGGGSITAFYTVLAEGDDQNDPIADAARAILDGHVVLSRDLADAGHYPAIDIEASVSRAMQNVVDPEHRVMAQRFQQIYGVWRQNRDLINVGAYQRGTDPRVDEAIEMRPSLLEYLQQDLHAAESLHSSIEKLQAVLPTQ from the coding sequence ATGAGCGAGCCCAGCGCCGTACGCCGGGATGAGTGGCTGGAGCGGCTGCGCTCGGTGGAGACGCGGGTGGAGCGGCCCCGGCCCGTGCCCAGCGGTGTGCTGCGCCGCATGGTCGGGCTGACACTTGAAGCGGAGGGGTGTCAGGCGCCGGTGGGGGCCCGTTGCCTTGTGTCCACCCCGGACGGCACGGAAGTGGAAGCCGAAGTGGTCGGCTTCGGTAATGACAGCCTCTATCTCATGCCCACCGGCGACGTGCACGGCCTGACCCCCGGCGCCACGGTGACGCCCCAGGAAGGGGTCTATGAGGCCACCGTGGGCAACGGTCTGCTGGGGCGCATTCTTGACGGGGCCGGCCGCCCCATTGACGGGCGCGGAGGCGTCGCCGCCACCGAGCGGATGCCCCTGCTCGGCGAAGCACTGAACCCGCTCTCCCGGGCCCCCATTCGCGAGCCCCTGGATACCGGCGTGCGTGCCATCAATGGCCTGCTCACCGTCGGCCGCGGTCAGCGCATGGGGCTTTTCGCCGGCAGCGGCGTTGGCAAGAGTGTGCTCCTGGGCATGATGACCCGCTATACCAACGCCGACGTGGTGGTGGTCGGCCTGATCGGTGAACGTGGCCGCGAGGTCAAGGAATTCATCGAGGATATCCTTGGAGAGGAGGGGCTGAAACGCTCCGTGGTCGTTGCCGCCCCGGCGGACGCCTCGCCGCTCATGCGGCTGCACGGCGCCATGCAGGCCACGGCCATTGCCGAGTACTTCCGTGATCAGGGGCAGCAGGTCCTGCTGCTCATGGATTCCCTCACCCGCTACGCCCAGGCGCAGCGGGAGATCGGGCTGTCCATTGGCGAGCCTCCCACCACCAAGGGGTATCCGCCGTCGGTGTTTGCCCGCCTGCCCAGGCTCGTGGAGCGCGCGGGGAACGGCGAGGTGGGCGGAGGGTCCATCACCGCGTTCTACACCGTGCTCGCCGAAGGGGACGACCAGAACGACCCCATCGCCGACGCCGCCCGCGCCATTCTTGACGGGCACGTGGTTCTCAGCCGCGACCTTGCCGATGCCGGTCACTACCCGGCCATCGACATCGAGGCGTCCGTGAGCCGGGCCATGCAGAATGTCGTGGACCCGGAGCATCGAGTCATGGCACAACGGTTCCAGCAGATCTACGGTGTCTGGCGGCAGAACCGGGACCTCATCAACGTGGGGGCTTACCAGCGCGGGACCGACCCGCGTGTGGACGAGGCCATAGAAATGCGGCCGAGTCTGCTGGAGTATCTGCAGCAGGATCTGCATGCGGCCGAATCCCTCCACAGCAGCATCGAGAAGCTTCAGGCCGTACTGCCCACTCAATAA
- a CDS encoding flagellar assembly protein FliH translates to MSLSKVLRGAEAEAVSLWELPSVAGNVVNPRDEPAESPEPEEPEIRLPTEDEVEAIREEARQAGFAEGREAGYAEGERKGQAASEKAAKKVEKEQRQRLKTLDRLIQAQTRPLEQLDDEVHDQLLSLVLTLARQVIRRELQIQPGEILGVIREAVALLPLSERDVTVRVHPEDHRFLQELLGEEREERAWTLVDDPALSRGGCVVQAQRARVDASLETRLAQLASQLLGAREEDLRDDAAAADDVEPVSEPEPEQEDDAVEPTAADEPPTDDGADDVPPGEQDTHDDDTPPADESAGHDSAPGGDDAPGDEDQNPAGERP, encoded by the coding sequence ATGAGTTTGTCTAAAGTCCTGCGCGGTGCGGAGGCTGAAGCCGTCAGCCTCTGGGAGCTTCCATCCGTTGCTGGCAACGTGGTCAATCCACGTGATGAACCGGCTGAGTCACCGGAGCCGGAAGAGCCGGAAATCCGGCTCCCCACGGAGGACGAGGTGGAGGCCATCCGCGAGGAAGCGCGCCAGGCGGGTTTTGCGGAAGGGCGCGAAGCCGGCTACGCGGAAGGCGAGCGCAAGGGGCAGGCGGCCAGCGAGAAGGCCGCGAAGAAGGTCGAGAAGGAGCAGCGCCAGCGCCTGAAAACCCTCGACAGGCTGATTCAGGCGCAGACCCGTCCGCTGGAGCAGCTGGACGACGAGGTCCATGATCAGCTGCTCAGCCTGGTGCTCACGCTTGCGCGTCAGGTCATCCGACGGGAGCTGCAGATCCAGCCCGGCGAGATACTCGGAGTCATCCGCGAAGCGGTGGCGCTGCTGCCGCTGTCCGAACGGGATGTGACAGTGCGTGTCCATCCGGAGGATCACCGCTTCCTCCAGGAGCTGCTGGGTGAAGAGCGTGAAGAGCGCGCCTGGACGCTGGTGGACGATCCGGCCCTCAGTCGCGGTGGCTGTGTCGTGCAGGCGCAGCGTGCGCGGGTTGATGCCAGCCTGGAGACGCGGCTGGCGCAGCTGGCCAGTCAGCTGCTCGGTGCCCGGGAAGAGGACCTCCGTGATGATGCTGCGGCAGCGGACGACGTGGAGCCGGTGAGCGAGCCGGAGCCCGAGCAGGAGGACGACGCCGTCGAGCCGACCGCGGCCGACGAGCCACCTACCGACGACGGGGCGGATGACGTCCCCCCTGGCGAGCAGGACACCCATGACGACGACACACCACCCGCGGACGAATCCGCCGGCCACGACAGCGCGCCGGGTGGGGATGACGCTCCGGGGGACGAGGATCAGAACCCGGCAGGGGAGCGCCCATGA
- the fliG gene encoding flagellar motor switch protein FliG yields the protein MSDGNNITAQNLTGAERAAIFIMSLGEDDAASVLQHLGPREVQVLGQAMTGLQNVSREQVGRVMEQFVIGVSEQTSLGIGSTDYIRSVLVKALGEDKAGGIIDRILMGGNSRGLEQIKWLDGRTVAEMLRLEHPQVTAIVLSYLDPDHAASVLAEIPERMRHDVVMRIATLDGVQPAALQQLDEIMEKQFSGKQRIKSSSIGGIQAAANILNFLDTSVEGGVMEAISEVDEELGNQIQDLMFVFNDLAALDDRSMQTLMREVNTDSLVLALKGASEGVKDKVFRNLSRRASEMLQDDLEAKGPVRLSEVEGAQKDILSIAKRLADEDQISLGGGGDEFV from the coding sequence ATGAGTGACGGCAACAACATCACGGCGCAGAATCTGACTGGCGCAGAGCGCGCCGCCATCTTCATCATGAGCCTGGGCGAGGACGACGCCGCCTCGGTGCTTCAGCACCTGGGGCCGCGTGAGGTCCAGGTGCTCGGGCAGGCCATGACCGGGCTGCAGAATGTCAGCCGGGAGCAGGTTGGCCGGGTGATGGAGCAGTTCGTCATCGGTGTCAGCGAGCAGACCTCGCTGGGTATCGGCAGCACCGACTACATCCGCTCCGTGCTGGTGAAGGCGCTGGGCGAAGACAAGGCCGGCGGCATCATCGACCGCATCCTCATGGGCGGCAACAGCCGGGGCCTGGAACAGATCAAGTGGCTGGACGGCCGCACAGTGGCGGAGATGCTGCGGCTGGAACACCCGCAGGTGACGGCCATTGTGCTCTCCTATCTGGATCCGGATCATGCCGCCTCCGTGCTCGCGGAGATCCCGGAGCGCATGCGCCACGACGTGGTCATGCGCATTGCGACCCTGGATGGCGTTCAGCCCGCCGCGCTGCAGCAGCTCGACGAGATCATGGAGAAGCAGTTCTCCGGCAAGCAGCGGATCAAGTCCTCCTCCATCGGCGGCATCCAGGCCGCGGCGAACATCCTCAACTTCCTGGATACCAGCGTCGAAGGCGGCGTGATGGAAGCGATCAGCGAGGTGGACGAGGAGCTGGGCAACCAGATCCAGGATCTCATGTTCGTGTTCAACGACCTGGCGGCGCTGGACGACCGCAGCATGCAGACGCTCATGCGCGAGGTGAACACCGACAGCCTCGTGCTGGCCCTCAAGGGCGCCAGCGAGGGGGTCAAGGACAAGGTCTTCCGCAACCTGTCCCGGCGTGCCTCTGAGATGCTGCAGGACGACCTGGAAGCCAAGGGTCCGGTGCGTCTCAGCGAGGTCGAGGGTGCGCAGAAGGACATCCTGAGTATTGCCAAGCGGCTGGCCGACGAGGATCAGATCTCCCTGGGCGGGGGTGGCGATGAGTTTGTCTAA